In one Rutidosis leptorrhynchoides isolate AG116_Rl617_1_P2 chromosome 8, CSIRO_AGI_Rlap_v1, whole genome shotgun sequence genomic region, the following are encoded:
- the LOC139864022 gene encoding uncharacterized protein, translated as MEVLTLMLRRNIAQRGDFRFHPKCDKLKIVNLCFADDLFLFSRADVASVKLFGIRFKSSNNAPVYLLACLKALLSSRMLPQLRRFKFYLHFHLKKAACLFTTWRLLTLKYSLWVKWIHTYKLSSHNIWEVSIVAGSSWSWRKLLQIRPTVRKFFIYRLGNGKTASAWFDEWCVLGPLCEFISLVDINNAGFSKHAKVSDIVVSSRFNWLHNWLAKYPLLATVQAPYLNNMEDKLVWRGIDAIDCNASVSCIWESIRPRAQVLCRDAITKADRRRSADWIMAKLCFGASVYSIWQERNSRLFNKGKKTEEQLFESVRSNVRLKLTATNFKSSNKVEQMKIDWQLF; from the exons ATGGAGGTTCTGACGTTAATGTTGAGGAGGAATATTGCGCaaaggggtgattttcggttccaCCCGAAGTGTGATAAGCTGAAGATCGTTAACTTATGCTTTGCTGATGACCTATTTTTGTTCTCTCGTGCGGATGTTGCCTCTGTTAAATTATTCGGGATTCGCTTCAAGAGTTCAAACAATGCTCCGGTTTATCTCCTAGCTTGCCTAAAAGCACTGCTTTCTTCGCGCATGTTACCGCAGCTACGAAGATTCAAATTTTATCTACACTTCCATTTGAAGAAGGCTGCTTGCCTATTCACTACTTGG AGATTACTAACTCTTAAATATTCGTTATGGGTTAAATGGATCCATACATATAAACTTAGTAGCCATAATATTTGGGAAGTTTCGATTGTTGCTGGGTCCTCATGGAGTTGGCGTAAATTGCTTCAAATAAGACCAACGGTAAGGAAATTTTTTATTTATCGGTTGGGCAATGGCAAAACGGCCTCCGCTTGGTTTGATGAATGGTGTGTGTTGGGTCCTTTATGTGAGTTCATTTCCTTGGTAGACATCAACAATGCAGGTTTCTCCAAACACGCTAAGGTTAGTGATATTGTGGTGAGTTCTAGATTTAATTGGCTTCATAATTGGTTAGCAAAATACCCTCTTCTAGCTACTGTCCAGGCTCCTTATCTTAACAATATGGAGGATAAATTGGTGTGGAGAGGTATTGATGCAATTGACTGCAATGCTTCTGTTTCTTGCATATGGGAATCGATAAGACCGCGTGCTCAAGTG TTGTGTCGAGATGCGATCACTAAAGCGGATAGAAGAAGGTCTGCTGATTGGATTATGGCGAAGCTTTGCTTTGGGGCCAGTGTATATTCTATTTGGCAAGAAAGAAATTCGAGACTTTTCAACAAAGGCAAAAAGACAGAAGAGCAGCTATTTGAGTCTGTTCGATCTAACGTTCGGTTGAAACTTACGGCGACTAATTTCAAGAGTTCAAATAAGGTGGAGCAAATGAAGATAGACTGGCAGCTTTTTTAA